The segment GCCGCGAATTTTGACGGCGGGCGATTTTCGCGATGCTGTTGTTTTGTTCACGCATGGCCCGGCAATCATAGCCGGTCTTGGCCGGAAGCATCCGGGTTTTCACGGCAAAGACCCGGCGGAGATCCTAGGACACAAGGGGCCCGGTAAGATTCCGGGCCGGTGTCGCCTCGGCCGGGACAGTGATGTTGGGGGGGCACCCACAGCCGACCCTGGCATTGCCCGCCGAACAAATTCCCGACCGACGGTGTCTGGTCGTAAAGTCGATTCCACTGAGGTGAAATGAAATGAGTGATACCGCGATCCAGCGATTCTTAATGGCCGGCACGTTCGCGGTCGCCGGCGCGTCGACGAACCGTGAAAAGTATGGCAACAAGGTTTTCCGCGCGTTGCTGAAGGCGGGCCGCGACGTCTTTCCGCTGAACCCCGCGCAGGACGAAATCGAAGGCCATCGGGCGTATCCAAAGATCGATGCGTTGCCCACGCGGCCCGATGCTTTGTCGATCATCACGCCGCCGCCGGTGACGCGATTGGTGGTGGCTGATGCGATCGCCGCCGGAGTCCGACACATCTGGATGCAGCCCGGCGCCGAAGATGACCAGGCCAGTCAAGCCGCACGTGAGGCAGGTTTGGACGTGATCGATGACTGCAGTTGCATCCTGGTCTTATTGGCTCGCGCGTCTTGAACACGTTTGGGTTTCATCACAGCGGATCAGCGGTGGTGATCGAAGCCGCCGTGTGGGACCATCCATTGGCGAAAACGCAATGATGGATTTTCTCTGGTTTGAAAATCCTGGTTCGAAAACACGGTCAGGCGAAACAGGCAGACTGAAAGAAAGCCGCCGACTGGTCATTCATGGACGCCATGTCATCGATCAACTGCGCCTTGCAATCTTCCATGATGGCCACCGATGACCGTGCTTGGCGGGCGGCGGATCGCAATTCGCCACAGTCGTCGATCGTGCTTTGGATGTGCTTGTTGACGACGTCGAACAACCCACGGAACGGGTGCGATTCATCCAAGCTGGCGGATTCTTTGACGCCCGCCATGCGGACAAAACGCAGGGTCTTTGCGTTTCGCTGTAAGCATTCGGTCAGCTTCGCAAGTTTTGCAAACCAGTCGTCGGCGTCTTGCAACCGTCGAATCAAGTCGTCGGCACAGCGACCGGCTTGATCCGTCAGCAATTGCACGTGGCCGAGTGCTTCGGAATTGGCGTCGTCCGTATGCACGTGCAGTTCACGCAGAAACGTCGTGTTCGTTTCGCTTTGCAATGCGGCGGCGGACAATTCGAAAGACAACGCGTCCAGTGAATCGACCAGTTGGTCGACCGATTGGTGGATGGCTGCGATCGCTTCGCGGTTTTCCGATTCGGATTCCGCCAACGCGACAGCGATGGCTTCGCGCGGTGCAGAGTCGGCGGAGACGCGGGCGTTGATCGCGACCAAACCGATCTTGTCTGAAAACTGGCTCATCCGCTGATTGATGGCTTGGATCGTCGTGGTCGCGGTGCGGATTTTTGCCAGCGAATCTAACATTCGGTCCAGGGATCGGGTGCACCTTTGGTTGCAGCGCAGCATCGATGCGACCGAAGAATCACCGATGACGGCGTCACCGGATCGGGGGTGGTGCGACATGGCGTCGGGGGCTGGTGATCCCTCCGCCAACACTTTGCGACGCGATGCCATTTCCGTCGAAAGCGCGTATCGCATGAACGACGGGTAATCGGCAAAGCCCAGCTGTTGGATCTCGCGACTGGCCGCTTCCAATCCGATGTCGGACACTTCGTCTTTGGATGCGCCGCCCTCTGCCGCTTCGATTTCGATCTGTCGCACCCGATCGTAGACGCCGATTACCGTTTCCAGTAATTGGCTGGTGGGTTTCAGACGCACCGAAAGGTGGCCATCGTTGATCATCGTGGCAAAGGCCATGACCCAGTAGTAGCTGCCGTCTTTCGCGCGGTTTTTCACGTATGCAGCAACGGTGCCATCGTTTTCCAGCAATTGCCAGAACAAGCGAAACACGCCACGTGGCATATCCGGATGACGAATGATGCTGTGGGCTTTGCCGATCAGTTCGTCTTCCTTGAATTTCGACACGCGAACGAAAACTTCGTTTCCAAACCGGACGACGCCGCGACGGTCGGTGGTCGAAAAGAACAGTTCATCGACACCGAACGGACTTTCCTGGTCGATGCAATGTTGGGATCGGGGTTGGTGCATGGTGAGTCAGAACGCGACACGAAAGGGGCACAAGTCACGGATGTTCATCTGAAACCTGTCATAGGATTTCCTTGCCGCGGCGACCAATGGGCGATTTGTCGGCTGATTCCAATTTTGCCGGGCCGCCAGATCGTCACCGGAAAGGAATGTTGCGACTGTGATGCCACTGCCCCCACGAAAGGGGCGGTGGTTGCGTCCGGTGTCACGGCCGCTGAGAAGCTGGCAAGTAGCGACGGTGTGGGAAATCTCCTGGCGAATGGTGTGTTCGCAGGCACCCGGTCCGGGTTCGCCATGGGGGGCGAATCGCGTACACTGTCGCCGCGAAAGACGCCGACCAGCGGCCTTGTCACAAGGCGGTTGTTGTCAGCAGAAAGTCGACGCGTCGGGCCAGTAGCTCAGTTGGTTAGAGCAGGGCACTCATAATGCCTGGGTCGCGGGTTCAAGTCCTGCCTGGCCTATTTTTTTCACGCACCGTGTTGGGCAAGCGGTGGATACCGTGGGCTGTTGCCTGGCCGGGCATCTGCCGCCACGCCGGGCACCCATCACCAAGCCGGCTGAACCGGTTGGGGCAGACGGCTTTTGGGAATCAGTTCCGGACAGACCGATTTAGGCCTCGGTGGGCAGTGCAGCTGCGGCGGCTCGGTCGACGATGAAGGTCGCGTTGGGGTGCCGTTGCAGGAACGACGCCGGACAATCGGGCGTCACCGGCCCGGCCACCGCGTCGGCGATCGCTTGTGCCTTGGCCGCGCCGAAGGCCATCAGGACCAACCGCTTGGCTTTCAGAATCGTAGCGATGCCCATCGTGATCGCTTGGCGAGGCACATCATCGGGCGAATCGAAGAATCGCGAATTGGCTTCGATCGTTTCATCGGCCAATTCGACCAGCCGCGTCCCGCTTTCGCCGGGTGACCCCGGTTCGTTAAATCCGATGTGGCCGTTGTCGCCGATGCCCAGCAATTGCCAGTCGATGCCGCCGGAGGTTTGAATCTTCTTTTCGAACAATTCGGCGGTCGACAGAAAATCGTTCGCCACGCCCGCCGGGATGTGGGTGTGATGATCGGGAACGTCGATGGCGTCGAACAGGTGCGTTCGCATGAACGCCGCGAAGCTTTGTGGATGCTCCGGCGACAAGCCGACGTATTCGTCCAAATTGAACGTCGTGATTTTTGAAAAGTCGACGTCGCCGGCACGATACCGACGGATCAATTCTTCGTACACCGCAATGGGTGTGCTGCCGGTGGCCAATCCCAGGACGGCCGACGGTTTCGCGCCGACCAACTGAATGATTTCGTCGGCGACGTGGTGCGATGCCTGCTGGATGTCGTCGAAGACAAGCATCCGTTTGGCATCGAAGGACGGGCGAGGCGTTGAGTTCATACGATTTCTTTCTCTGCTTGGTCGATCGCGCGGGCGACCAAACCTTCGACGGCTTCGGGGGAATCCAAGCTGCGCATCAACGGTGTCTTCAAATCGGGTCGGACGAACAGGCGAACACGCTTGACGTGCCGATCGAATTGCCGGTTGGCCAGGACCGAAGCGACGGGGCTTAACCGGCCCAGGGGGCGAACCTGGGCATCATCGTCGACGATATCGATATTGATGTCGACTTCTAATTTGACCGGCGGTGCGTCGATCAGGACATCCGATGCATGAACCGCCAAGCCGGTTTCGGTCGACATCAACCGTGCCAAATTTTCCGCCGCCGCGACAAGCCACCAGTACGGCCGCCGCGCCAATCGACAGTGTAGCGATTCACCCTCAATGACGTCGAATTGCGCCAGGCGTTTATGCAGACATCGACGGGGACCAAACAGCCCTTCGGCCAGGGGTTCGGCCATACTGCCGGCGGCCATCCGGCGGATCATGGCGATCCAAGTTGCATCATCCATCCGGAACGACGATTCCAGATCGACACGGTTTTGAAGCAGGAAAACACAGCGTTGAAGCATCGCGGTGGCCGATCGTACCGCATGGTGCCAATACACTTCGCTGAACATGACGTAACGCGCAAAGACCATCATCTCCGCCGCCGTTCGTCCTTTTTGGTGGATCGCCAATTCCGGACGCTCGGGGTGCACCACCATCGAATGGACCAGACGATCGGCGTCGAAATTGCGTCCGTACGGCACGCCCGCATGCCAGCTGTCGCGTTGCAAATAATCCAGCTTGTCGACGTCGATCGGACCGCTAAGACAACTGGTCAAAAAACGACAGGCGTCATCGTTTGCCCAAGCATTGTTGTGACGTCCGGTCAGAAAACCCATCACTTGGTCGGGCGTGCAGCGCCAGTCCTGTTCGAACGCTTCGGTGATTTCCGCGTCGTTCATCCAGAGTGCCGCGTGGTCTTCGTGGCGGCTGAGTCCGCCAAGCTGCATGTCTTCGATCGGGTGGCAAAACGGCCAGTGCCCGACATCATGTAGCAACGTTGCCAACAGAAACGCTTCGCCGACCGCCGGATCGGCGAAACGGTCATCGATGGCAAATCGATCCAGCAGCTTCAGCCCGTAATGGTACACGCCCAGAGAATGTTCCCACCGACTGTGTGTCGCGCCGGGATAGACCAACGCGACCATGCCCAGCTGGCTGATCGATGCAAGTCGTCGCACCGGAGCGGTGTCCAGGATGCGACGGATGCGCGGTGTGATCGGGACGTCTTGCCGATCTGGAATGCGGACGACCGATTCGGGACGTCGCAGGGCGGTGATTTCGGGCAGATCCATCAGTGCGATTGGGCCTTTCGGATTCCGACGCTTAAACGTTCCGCGACGATTCGACGTCTTGCAGCAATTTGTTGATTGGCGGAATCGCCGCAAGCGATGACGAGGTGGATGGCAACGCGGTCGCTGCTGCCGGTGCGGCCCGTGGTCCCGGGCGGTCATCCACTTCGCGTCCGGCCAACACCACGCCGGCGACCAATGCCAACAAGACAACCGACAGGAAATACAGACCGCTGATGACCAGGCCGCTGGGGAATTCCAAATCAAACGCAGCCAGTGCGGCGAAGGCGCCACCGATGATCATCACGGCGAACGCGATCCCCGCGACCATCCAAGACATCTCTGATGCTTGGTCCAGATCCAATACATAGGCCGGCGCGAACGCATAGACGGCCCACAACACGGCAAAGACGGCCGACACGATCCCGACACGCTGCCACAATTCGGTGCCGCGGTACGGTTCCAATTCGCGGTCGTAAACCAAGTTGTATCCGGACCAAACCAGCGGTGGTGCCAACAATAGGATCCCCGCGATGGATGCCCAGATCGGCGTTTGGTCGGGGCCGGACATCATCCGGACGCCGACCGCAGCGGCAAAGATGGCGATGACCGAAACGATCGTCAGGATCAAGCCTTTGCGCGTGACATCGGTGTCTTCACGCGTGATGGGCTTCAGTACGCTGCGACCTTTGGAATCGGTCGGGGCGTCACTGGGGGCTTCGTGAATGACGACCTGTTCTTCGGCCGACGGGACCCTGATGACGTTCTTGCAATTCGGGCATGGCCCCTCTTTTCCCGCGAATTTGTCACTGACTTGGAATCGCTTCAGGCACTTGGGACAGGTGACTTGGATCGGCATGGTGGCGGTCAATCAGTGACGTCGAATCTCAATCGCGAAGGATCGACAGGGGGATTACAGACAAGGAAAGACAATCAGGGGGGGGCAAGCCGCGATGAAAGTTGGCTGCGGCAGTCAGCCGCGCTCGCATAGTTTCCCATGGCTCGATCGTTGCCCGCAACCCAGCGTTGACGAACCCGTCGCGTCCGATCCAATAGGCCGGCAAACCCCGACGCAAGAGATTCACCCCGCATGAACGATTCGACCCAAACCGGTGCGGCCGATCCGCCGGCCCACGTGGTGCTGTATCAGCCGGAGATCCCACAAAACACGGGCAACATCGGGCGAACCTGCGTGGCGACCGGAGCGCATCTTTGGCTGGTCCGGCCGATGGGGTTTCGCATCGACGAACGGCGGTTGCGACGCGCCGGGCTGGATTATTGGCAACATCTGACGTGGCATGACGTGCCCGATTGGGACCACTTGCGTCAGACGCATCAGGGACGTCGCATGTTCTATTTTTCCAAGACGGCCCAGCGGACGCTTTGGGATGCGGATTTTCGGCACGGGGACGTGTTCGTGTTCGGTCGCGAAACATCTGGCTTGCCACCGGAGATCTTGGATCCCAGCGACAGCCATGCGTTGCGGTTGCCGATGCAACCGGAGGTTCGCAGCTTGAATCTGTCCGTCACCGTCGGAATCGCGCTGTACGAACACCAACGACAGATGCTCCGGCAACAGGCTTGAAGCGATTCGATCCAGCGTCGATCAAACCCGCTAGGCTGCTTCGTCTTCAGTTTTCTGTGGGATTTCCAATGCGTCCGTGAAGGAGGTCTCTCACAGAGGCACGAAGGCACGGAGGTTTTGTTCGAGGTTCGGATGGAAAGCCGTGCTGGACCGATCGCTGGATCAAGCGTTCTGCAGCGTCCGCCCGACTCCCGGTTCTTTCCTCCGTGTCTTTGTGCCTCTGTGCGAGGCCCATCTCGTCCGGGGAAGGAGGTCTCTCACTGAGGCACGAAGGCACAGAGGTTTTGTTCGAAATTCGGATGGAAAGCCGTGCTGGACCGATCGCTGGATCAAGCCTTCTGCGGCGTCCTGCCAACTCTCCATACTTTCCTCCGTGTCTTTGTGCCTCCGTGCGCGGCAAACCGCACCCGGGAAAGGGAATCTTTAAAGAAGTCACGGAGTCACAGAGGATTGGTCCGCGGATGATCCGTCGGCATCAGTCTTCCGCTGTGTCGCATTCCGTGACGCAGCGGATCCATTTGTACAACGCCATTCCGGTGAGAGATCCCAGGACCGTGGCGATCAAATAGACCCAGATGTTGGTCAAGTTGCCTGACACCAACGCGGGACCCAACGAACGAAATGGGTTCATCGAAGCGCCGGTCATTGGGCCCGCCGTCATCGCTTCCATTCCGATCACCGCACCGACCGCCAAGCCTGCGGTGATCGATTTTTCCTTGGCGCCTGTCGAAACGCCCATCACGACGAACATCAAAATCAGCGTCATCATGAATTCGATCGCAAAGCCGCCAGCCACCGTGATGACCGGGTTGATCGCTGTCGAACCCAAGTTGGTTGAATCCACGCCGAACACCGCACGCAACGCTGCCGCACCAGCGATCGCACCGGCCAACTGTGCGATCGCGTACGGTCCGACTTCCCGCAACGGGAATCGGCCGGCCGCAGCAAAACCGATCGTGACCGATGGATTGATATGACATCCGCTGATATCGCCGATCGCGTAGATCAGCACCAGCACGACCAACCCCCAGACGATCGCCACGCCTTCGTGAGTCAGCGGTTCGACGAGTCCGGCGACGACCACGGCGCCACAACCGATGACGATCAAAAACATCGTCCCCAGGAACTCGGCGACGCAGCGGTGAAACAGTGGTGTTTGCATGGGCGAAAGCGTATCAGCCGGTCACCGGCCGTAAACCGCACCTTGGTAAAGATGAAACGTCCCGCCCTCGGGCAGTCCCACGCGAATGAAACGTCCACGGGTGTTCGGCGGCAATTCGATCATCCACTGGCTTTGTGGCTTCTGTGCTTGCCAGACTTCGCGGTAATTCTTTCCGTCGTCCGAAACCCAAACCGTCAGTCCATCGGCACGTTCTTGCAACCCGGTTCGATTCCGCAACCACACGTAACGAATCTCCGATGGCCGAGCCAATCGAATGGTCACGTGCGGGTTGTCGGTATCGTGATCACTGTGGAACGCAAAGTCGAAGGCTTCGCGCGGCACGTCGCTTAGGAACAAGTACGACTCGTCATTCCATCCGGAATTGCTGAATCGCCCGCCGAAGCGAATGTGGGCGTCACGTGAGATTTCTTGGAAACCGTCGTGTGACCGCAGTTTGACGTCTTTCTGTTGCAGTCCGATCCAACCGTCACGGTCGCGTGTGCCGCGGATCGATTTTTGTGACGACAGGTAACTGATCAAGTCCAAGAATTCGATCGGGGCGATGGTCTTGATCAAACCTTCAGGCATCGAACTGGCCTTTTTGGGCTGAACAAAATCGATGTCGTCCTGCAGGATGTCGACTTGTTTTCCGTCGGCGATGCCGAGTGACAGAACTTCATCGGTTTCCTTCAACACAAAACCCGTTTGCACCACGCCGTCCAGCGTCAATACGGTCACCGTTTCGAATCCTTTGGCGATCGTGTCATTGGGATGGATGATCGCCGTGATCAGTTGCTCCTTCGTCATTCGCGATCCAATGTCGCTCAAGTCGGGGCCAAACTTTTTGCCCAGGTCACCGATCATGTGACAGGCCGAACAAACTTGTTTGAAAACGCCTTCGCCACGTCGGCTGCTGCCGCCGCGTAAGCCGGCCAAGGTGCGGATGGCGTTGTGCCGATCGATTTCGGATGCATCTTCGTTTTCGGCGATCTCCAGCGGTGTCACCGCCGCACCGCCCGGTCCGGTCTTGCGTTGAAAGCGAACCAGATAGTCTTTCGCCGTTTGCGACGAATCGGCCAGAAAGTCGTCACGTTTTTGGGCCGGTTCCCAGACGGGCTGTAACGCATGCAGGGTGTGTTCCAGCGTGTAATCGATCCAGTAATCCATCGATCGCTCGGCCGCGCTTAGCGCGATTTCCAGCGACCGCATGGTGTGGATGAAGCTGAGACCACGGACCGCTTCCAAGCGGACGCGCGGGTGCGGGTCGTCCATCGCACGTTCCAGGTATTCGATCAGCGCCGGCTGGCGATCGCGTTCGTTGGTCAGGACATGGATCGCCGCGGCGCGAGCCCGATAGTCGTCGCACGCCAAGATGCGATCGACCAATGCAGTGTCGACGGCGCGGAACGCTTCCTGTAACCACAGTCCTTCGCACCATTGTTGCGGGTCGTCGGTCGCGTTGACGTGACGCTTCACCGCCGCCAAGACTTCCGTTCGGTCACGATCCCACAGTTCGCGTCGGGCGCGATAACGTGTGCGGGGTTCGTAAACGCTGAGCTGTTGGACTAGTTCGTCCACCGTTTTGTCGGCTTGCGTGATCGGCTGCAGCAACGGTTTGTTCTTATTGACCAATCGATACACACGACCGTGTTTGTGGTCGCGGTTGGGGTCACGTTGTGAATACTGCATGTGACCGATCAATGCGTTGCACCAATCGCCAAACCAAACCGCACCGTCGGGACCGATCTTCGGATCGACCGGACGAAAAATGATGTCGGTCGATGACAACAGGTCATCCACACGCCGGCCGTCGAATCCCGCGCCGTCGGATTCGTTTTGCAATTCGAACCGTGGCATGCCGTGCATGTTGATCACGCACGCATAGATGAATTGCCCCTGCATGTCATCGGGCAGGTGTCGCGACAGCAAAAATTCGTTGCCCACCGCCGGTCGCATGCCTTCGTTGTCGAAGTTCGGCTCCAGTGTCCGTCGGGTGTTCACTTCGAATCCCGACAGCGGGCTGGTCCAGTGTTGTTTGGCGTTGGTGCCATCGCCGACCATGCCGTTGCCCCAGGGATCAAATACCAGGCACCATGGATTGCCATAACCGGGAGTGCGAAAGTGTTGAAAGCTCAGGCTGTGAGGATCCAACACATAGCATCCGGCGGTTCCTTTGTTTCGAAACGCTCCCCAAGGTGTTTCCAGGGTGGTCGACAAAGAGATGCCTTCCAGCATGTGGAGCCGTCCACCGTGGGACCATTCCCAAGCGCCGACCGTGTGGTGAGTGTCATCGGTCGCGATGCCATCGACGACGGTTTCGACCAGATCGGCGCGGTCGTCGCCGTCGGTGTCTTTTAGAAACAAGATTCGCGGTTCGTCGACGACCAGGACGCCGCCATTGTAAAACTCAAATCCCGTTGGACAGATCAGCTTGTCATAGAACGTGATGCACTTGTCCGCCCGGCCGTCGTTGTCGCTGTCTTCGAAAATCAACAAACGGTCGCTGGGACGCTCGGCACCCGGTTGCCATTGAGGGTAATTCGGCATACACGAAACCCACAAACGCCCCCGGTTATCGAAAGCAATCTGGTTCGGGTTTGCCAGTTCGGGAAATTCACGCTCCGATGCAAACAGTTGGACCTCCATGCCGTCGGGGACCGTCATCATCTGGATCGACTGTTCCGGCGTCGGGTATTCCAGCACCTCCGGTTCGCGCAGCTTGCGAAAATTTTCATCTCGCGTGCCGAACATCGTCTCCGGGGTGAACAGGTCGCCGGTGTTCGAATCGTCGGGCTGTTCGGGCACGTCACGACCGGCGGCCAAGTCCCAGATGTATTGATCGCGGACTTCGACGATCCCGCGGATCTTTTTGTATTCTCTCGGGAACGTTTCGGTGTCCCAGGTGCGGCGGCCGCCATAGACATACCAACCGTTGAGCATTCGATAGTCTTGCAAGTGAAACCAAGACTTATCGTTGACCCAGCGGCGGACGTCTTCGAATTTGGACATCCCGATTCCGACCGGATGGTTGTCGCCAAAGATCGCCGTGTCGATCAGTCGGCCGACCAAGCGATCGCCCGCTTCGTTGACGTGAACACCGTTGATCGTGAACTGAGCCCCGGCTTCCTTTTGGAACTCGGCCAGCGTGGGCGTGAAAAGGTCGACAAAGCCGTGTCCGTCGTCGTCGGCCAGTTGCCGAATCGCTTCGGTGTACGCGGCCAGATTGCGATTGTGTTGGACGCCATTGGGCTGCAGCGGGTTGCCGGTCGGCTCAAACGCGATCGGGCTGACCAAGATGAACGAGGGCTGCCGGCCGTCTTGGGTGAAACGTTCGGTTTGCTGTTTCAGATAATCGCGATAGTCGGCGACGAAAGCTTCCAAAGCCGCCGGATCGGTACCGGCGAACGATTCATTGAACCCGAAGAAGCACAGGAACGTCTGGGGGTCGAACACCTCCAGCGGGTCGTCGATTTTGGTGTAATTGCTGGGGCGTTGTTGGTTTCCGACTTCGTCGGCCGGCCAACCGAAATTGCGAAAGCGAATTTGTTTGTCGGGAAAACGCGTGTGCAACAGCGCTTCGAAATGCCCGTACTGGTTCATCCGCTCGGCCAGCGAATTGCCGACCGCGACGACTCGTTCATTTTGGCGAATCGGCCAAACTACGGCGTCTTTTTTTTTTCCGGCCGGTCGCGTGCTTCGAAGACGGGCGACCCTTTCGGATCGGGCATGGAGGGTGACCGGCCCAAGCCGAAATCGGCGGGCTGTAGGTCGGCGTTCTTCCAGTACCCTTCGGTACGAATGAAGCCATAGAAGCTGGGATAGAACGGATCGACGAATGCGACATCGGCCGACGCGGGGACGTCCAGGCCTGTCAAATGATACGTGGCATTGACCACCAAGCGTCGCAGGTCTTCGTCCGCCAAGTCGATTGCCGCGCCGGCGGTGGTGCAGAACGACGTGCCCGTGCCGCCGTCGGGGGCGGTGTAGGTGTGCAGCCAAGCAAACGGTTGCATCGGAGCGTTCAGTTCGCCGTCGACGTTGACGGACTTGGGATCCAACGATTCGGTGACCGCACCGCGAAGCAACACGCGGTCGGCGTCGGTCAAGTGGGTGACGCCGTACACGTCACTGGGCACAAAAATTTCGCCGACGCCGTTTAAGATCGGATGGTCGGCATATTCTTTCTGGACGACGCCGCGGGCCCCTTGGACTTTGTGTTTGCCGTGGTGATTCACCCATTCTTCGCCCAAGACACGCAGTCCCCATTTGTCATAAGAAATGTCGCCGCCGAAGGATTGGTCGCCTTTGAATCCGTGTGTCGATGTTCGCAAACCGATGATCGGTTTTCCGGCGTTCAAGTAGGCCGTCATGTGGGCGGCGTCGGCCGCCGACGGCGTACGGAATCGTGTGCCGACGATGATCAGGTCGGCATCGTCCAGCGTTTCCCAGCCGCGGACGCCGGTGTGATTGTTCGGGTCGATGTAGGTGCCGTCCTCGGACATCGAAAACAAGACGGTGCAATGAAAGCCATGCTTTTGGCTCAGGATCTTGCCCAGCATCGGCATCGCTTCTTCGGACCGATATTCCTCATCACCGCTGATCAGGACGACGTGTTTGCCGTTGCCGTCGCCCGGTGGGGTGAACACCAGCCGATCGTCGGCGGCGAAAACGGGGGACACAAGGAACATCGCGGAGCAAAACGCGACGACGCGAGACAGAACCGAGGACATGGACGCTCTGTTGAAACAGGTGGGGCTTGGACGGGGTGGGGACAGGCTGGCCTGTCGAGAAGTGTCGCAGTATAGATCAAACCGACGCCGGGGTGGCGTTGCCGATGGTCCACCAGGTCTGGCCGAATGCGGCCCGCCCAGCCGTCGGTGATATCTGTTCAGTGGCGGCGGCGTGCGGCACGAGCGCCGGGGTCTCGTGGCTGGTGGGTGCCGCGACTCTGGCGGATCGCCGCGATGGAGGTGGCTTTGACTTTTTTGACCATGACCGCTGTGCGATCGTCGTATGTTGTTGCGCACAAGCCTGTCGCGTGAATGCATCCCACGTTGCATCGACGCCAGGTCCCCGCCATTGCCTTCCTTCCCACCTTTGATGCTCCTTCGATTCATGTCCCCCCGAATTTGGTTGATCGCGTTTCTTGCCGTCTGGTCCGTTCCACTTGCCACTCCCGTGTTGTGTTCCGCGGCGGATCGGACGTCCGACGGCGATGGCCCGGTTGATCCCGTCTTCAATCGTGCGCCGCTTGCGGCCAAGCCGTACAGCGAATTGCCGCTCGGTTCGATCCAGCCACGTGGCTGGCTGCGCGATGAATTGCAGCGGATGGCCGATGGGATGACCGGTCACCTGGACCAGTGGTATCCCGAAGTCTGTGGCGATCGCAACGCGTGGCTGGGTGGCGACGGGGACACGTGGGAGCGTGGTCCGTACTGGATCGATGGTCTGTATCCCCTGGCCAAGTTGTTGGACGACCGTGACTTGGAAGCCAAGGCGATGCGGTGGATCGAATGGACGTTGGCCAACCAGCGTGAAAGCGGTCAGATCGGCCCCTACGGAATCAAGTCCGCCGATCGCACCGTACCGCCGCCACGCGGTGCGCAAGTGTTGAAGCCGGACGATTGGTGGCCGCGGATGGTGATGTTGAAGATCTTGCAGCAACACT is part of the Crateriforma spongiae genome and harbors:
- a CDS encoding aquaporin yields the protein MQTPLFHRCVAEFLGTMFLIVIGCGAVVVAGLVEPLTHEGVAIVWGLVVLVLIYAIGDISGCHINPSVTIGFAAAGRFPLREVGPYAIAQLAGAIAGAAALRAVFGVDSTNLGSTAINPVITVAGGFAIEFMMTLILMFVVMGVSTGAKEKSITAGLAVGAVIGMEAMTAGPMTGASMNPFRSLGPALVSGNLTNIWVYLIATVLGSLTGMALYKWIRCVTECDTAED
- a CDS encoding tRNA (cytidine(34)-2'-O)-methyltransferase — protein: MNDSTQTGAADPPAHVVLYQPEIPQNTGNIGRTCVATGAHLWLVRPMGFRIDERRLRRAGLDYWQHLTWHDVPDWDHLRQTHQGRRMFYFSKTAQRTLWDADFRHGDVFVFGRETSGLPPEILDPSDSHALRLPMQPEVRSLNLSVTVGIALYEHQRQMLRQQA
- a CDS encoding PAS domain-containing protein: MHQPRSQHCIDQESPFGVDELFFSTTDRRGVVRFGNEVFVRVSKFKEDELIGKAHSIIRHPDMPRGVFRLFWQLLENDGTVAAYVKNRAKDGSYYWVMAFATMINDGHLSVRLKPTSQLLETVIGVYDRVRQIEIEAAEGGASKDEVSDIGLEAASREIQQLGFADYPSFMRYALSTEMASRRKVLAEGSPAPDAMSHHPRSGDAVIGDSSVASMLRCNQRCTRSLDRMLDSLAKIRTATTTIQAINQRMSQFSDKIGLVAINARVSADSAPREAIAVALAESESENREAIAAIHQSVDQLVDSLDALSFELSAAALQSETNTTFLRELHVHTDDANSEALGHVQLLTDQAGRCADDLIRRLQDADDWFAKLAKLTECLQRNAKTLRFVRMAGVKESASLDESHPFRGLFDVVNKHIQSTIDDCGELRSAARQARSSVAIMEDCKAQLIDDMASMNDQSAAFFQSACFA
- a CDS encoding CoA-binding protein, with translation MSDTAIQRFLMAGTFAVAGASTNREKYGNKVFRALLKAGRDVFPLNPAQDEIEGHRAYPKIDALPTRPDALSIITPPPVTRLVVADAIAAGVRHIWMQPGAEDDQASQAAREAGLDVIDDCSCILVLLARAS
- a CDS encoding zinc ribbon domain-containing protein; this translates as MPIQVTCPKCLKRFQVSDKFAGKEGPCPNCKNVIRVPSAEEQVVIHEAPSDAPTDSKGRSVLKPITREDTDVTRKGLILTIVSVIAIFAAAVGVRMMSGPDQTPIWASIAGILLLAPPLVWSGYNLVYDRELEPYRGTELWQRVGIVSAVFAVLWAVYAFAPAYVLDLDQASEMSWMVAGIAFAVMIIGGAFAALAAFDLEFPSGLVISGLYFLSVVLLALVAGVVLAGREVDDRPGPRAAPAAATALPSTSSSLAAIPPINKLLQDVESSRNV
- the nagB gene encoding glucosamine-6-phosphate deaminase translates to MNSTPRPSFDAKRMLVFDDIQQASHHVADEIIQLVGAKPSAVLGLATGSTPIAVYEELIRRYRAGDVDFSKITTFNLDEYVGLSPEHPQSFAAFMRTHLFDAIDVPDHHTHIPAGVANDFLSTAELFEKKIQTSGGIDWQLLGIGDNGHIGFNEPGSPGESGTRLVELADETIEANSRFFDSPDDVPRQAITMGIATILKAKRLVLMAFGAAKAQAIADAVAGPVTPDCPASFLQRHPNATFIVDRAAAAALPTEA
- a CDS encoding HD domain-containing protein; its protein translation is MDLPEITALRRPESVVRIPDRQDVPITPRIRRILDTAPVRRLASISQLGMVALVYPGATHSRWEHSLGVYHYGLKLLDRFAIDDRFADPAVGEAFLLATLLHDVGHWPFCHPIEDMQLGGLSRHEDHAALWMNDAEITEAFEQDWRCTPDQVMGFLTGRHNNAWANDDACRFLTSCLSGPIDVDKLDYLQRDSWHAGVPYGRNFDADRLVHSMVVHPERPELAIHQKGRTAAEMMVFARYVMFSEVYWHHAVRSATAMLQRCVFLLQNRVDLESSFRMDDATWIAMIRRMAAGSMAEPLAEGLFGPRRCLHKRLAQFDVIEGESLHCRLARRPYWWLVAAAENLARLMSTETGLAVHASDVLIDAPPVKLEVDINIDIVDDDAQVRPLGRLSPVASVLANRQFDRHVKRVRLFVRPDLKTPLMRSLDSPEAVEGLVARAIDQAEKEIV